From a single Myxocyprinus asiaticus isolate MX2 ecotype Aquarium Trade chromosome 33, UBuf_Myxa_2, whole genome shotgun sequence genomic region:
- the LOC127424575 gene encoding pancreatic progenitor cell differentiation and proliferation factor A: protein MAAIPSSGSLIATHDYYRRRIGSTSSNSSCGSSEYTGEVIPHPPGLARQDSGHWWSSFFFGKQNQAGFEPQQKAGTYTVTNGQVTCVARDIVLKRQLSESSDSGKEPGSPLPS, encoded by the exons ATGGCAGCAATTCCATCCAGCGGTTCCCTCATTGCCACCCATGATTACTACCGAA GGCGCATTGGATCTACCTCCAGCAATAGTTCCTGTGGCAGTTCGGAGTACACTGGGGAGGTCATTCCACACCCACCAG GTCTGGCACGGCAGGACTCTGGCCACTGGTGGTCCAGTTTCTTCTTTGGGAAGCAGAACCAAGCAGGATTTGAACCCCAGCAGAA GGCTGGCACCTACACAGTGACAAATGGTCAGGTGACCTGTGTTGCCCGTGACATTGTGTTGAAGAGACAATTGAGTGAAAGCAGTGACTCCGGGAAGGAGCCTGGATCTCCCCTCCCCTCATAA